AGgcaataacacaatattattttatttaatttaatattaatataataattttatgtataatatttaaaaggtGAAAATTTATGTGTAATCAATTTCATATAAAGTTGGTAGTTGAAAgacgttaaataatttgactaatttaactaaatttttatctaatggttttcagttatcaacttcaAGAGAAGTTGACTACACctgaatttatatttaaatttatttatttattttaataataattaaaaaataaaaaataaaaaaatcatagattaaaaaaataagttatgttTCCTTATGCTTTTTGATGACTCCCAAACATTAATagatacccaaaaaaaaaaaagaaatcacaATGGCTACAATCACATCCACGTCAGTGGCCACGGTGGCAAACAAAATTCCCAAATAAGTTGAagaaaaaaccctagaaaaattgGAAGCCAGAAAAATTAGAGATACTGTTTTGAGATATTCCAACTATAAATACACAAACTTTTCTTCACGTAGAGATCACAATTGAGAAGTTTTTTCaaagtattaattttttcacaaacttttttattattaggaGAAAGATGATTAGGGCTTTTGTTGGGAGCATAATAAGAAAGGGTCTCTCAGTGTTGTTTGTAGCAATAAGGGGAAGTGGTAGTTCAGAAGAACATTTGATGTATTTCAATGATGAAGTTGATGATGAAACTGTGGAAGGGTATTTCACTGTTCTTGCCACAAAGGGCAAAGAAACAAGAAGATTCAGTGTTGAGTTAGATTGCTTGACTGATCCTGCATTCTTGGGACTTCTTGATCAAGCTCAAGAAGAGTATGGCTTCAGACAGAAAGGAGCTATTTCTGTTCCTTGTAGGCCTCAAGAACTTCAGAAGATTCTAGATGATATGAAAGCATAGACTTCAATCAAGAAGCTAAGCTTCATATATGTGCatcttgttaattaattaagataatCAACTACTAatactactactatatatagTTTAACAGTTGGCTAAGGATTATTATACCAATTACCAACAAGTATTACTTGCTCACTTTAATCTTTAGTCAATTGGTTGTTAAGTTTCTCTTGAAATCAATAAAACTATCTTGTGTATGCATGTGTTATTGCCTcaataattttctttcaatattttccaattttatttgtttgttctgTGAATTAGAAGGTAGGCTATAGTAATAatcatacttttttttttgttttcaattgaaCCTTTAATTTGGcatctcatcattttcatgtTTATTTTAGAAATTGATTAATTTGTCCTAACTAGATCGATGAAGGTCCTATATGTTGATGAATCCTAATAAGTTCATAGTATCCCTGCATTAGCAGTAGTGTTTCATAAGCAGCTTtaagttttatatttattttttatttaaaaaaatattgtttgtcATATAGGCctgttttaatttgtaatagAAGAGTATTAGGAGATTAACAAGTTTTGTAATTTATCTGCTTTGGCATCTCACGGTTTTATTTTTGACATAGGGATGATAACTAAAATCCTTCACACTCACTCGTTAAAAcacgtcatgctagggagaggtatccacacccttataaggcatgcttcgttctccTCCCCAATCGATGTGAGACTTTACAAtagccattaattaattattattaatatttttaataatataaaattatatttaatggtataaaattacttatttttcttttactagcTAAGTACGagccaaattttaatataacTGTTTGCTCCCATAAACTTTCTCTTTGTGTGATAATAAGAAAGCTCATGAATCATTGGTTGTCACACTCTCTattatgaagaaaaatattgatttattaaCATCGATCAAGTAAACATTAAAAGTTGTAATATCAGCCAATAAGCTTAGTGataaggaagaagagaagaagaagaaatttaatttaatgagaTAGTAATACATTATTATATTGCATTTCTTTGCTTGAAGACATTttatgaaagaagaaaagaaattaaactacCAACACTAACATAATGACTAAACCGAAT
This sequence is a window from Arachis duranensis cultivar V14167 chromosome 2, aradu.V14167.gnm2.J7QH, whole genome shotgun sequence. Protein-coding genes within it:
- the LOC107476287 gene encoding auxin-responsive protein SAUR72-like, which produces MIRAFVGSIIRKGLSVLFVAIRGSGSSEEHLMYFNDEVDDETVEGYFTVLATKGKETRRFSVELDCLTDPAFLGLLDQAQEEYGFRQKGAISVPCRPQELQKILDDMKA